A genomic region of Zalophus californianus isolate mZalCal1 chromosome 1, mZalCal1.pri.v2, whole genome shotgun sequence contains the following coding sequences:
- the NBEAL2 gene encoding neurobeachin-like protein 2 isoform X4 codes for MGLAEGNRRAARRRRRRQVARSRAGAGPGHGRLGAAVRAVAALLRSEGPGLPAAVAEGLRGCLREKHLTVISGATQAGGGRRGGTAAAAGRTACPGRAAGRGGPGASLAAAQALHHSLQLKGAPASQEGRGLLLENVALHALLLCEGLFDPYQTWRRQHSGEVISSKEKSKYKFPPAALPCEFSAFFRESLRDADGLPPMLLLCLVHLFGAVLAGGKENGQMAVSAGSVQGLLGVVRGWDHGPAQDPRLVPLTLEALVGAVHVLHASRTPPRGPELRTLLEGYFHILNADWPAGPSPGPEEALVTLRVSMLDAIPRMLACEDRPVLQATFLSNNCFEHLTRLIQNSKLYLQARAPPEGDSDLATRLLTEPDVQKVLDQDTDAIAVHVVRVLTCIMSGSPSAKEVFKERIGYPHLHEVLQSHGPPTHRLLQELLNMAVEGDHGRCPPPPVVNEQPVLLLVQWLPALPTAELRLFLAQRLRRLCDSCPASRRTCVQAGLVGHLLHTLSTGSALGTHCQEQLLALLQALGRVSLRPSELRCLLRPPPALDSGHAGTEAQKARHAGAVLRALSGMARCQGPARALHYFDLTPSMAGIMVPPVQRWPGPGFTFHAWLCLHPTAAAPSPAPSRPLQRKQLYSFFASSGSGFEAFFTAAGTLVVAVCTRKEYLTMSLPEVSFADSAWHCVAIVHVPGRRPFSQNLVHVYKDGQLVKTAPLRCPSLSEPFSSCCIGSAGHRTTTTTTGLPTPPVPAALAPTHPSLSRSQSVPATAGLGWGSGLVAPLQEGSISSTLAGTQDTRWGSPTSLEGELGAVAIFHEALPAAALRTLFTLGPKEMAPFKPEGELHELSTKLLLHYSPQACRNNICLDLSPGHGLDGRLTGHRVETWDVKDVVTCVGGMAALLPLLERVASQPQEAEAGPAETHDLVGPELTSGHNTQGLLLPLGKSSEVRMERNAVAAFLLMLRNFLEGHAGNQESLVQCQGPAIIGALLRKVPSWAMDMNVLMSAQLLMEQVAAEGSGPLLYLLYQHVLFSFHLWSPSDFAVRLGHIQYMSSIVREHRQKLRKKYGVQFILDALRTHYSPPREHPLAADDVRTVQTSLLGLVREFLARNSATEDMQVVLSFLAAAADDGQGSPAQESLAIFLVEQGNLEVLLALLVRPRALPQVPDRVCKILRKLQQNERLPERSRQHLRLREYSLQGLVACLPEGAASPQLCQGLYKLFLGADCLNLSDLLAVVQLSLQADLSIRLDICRQLFHLIYGQPDIVRLLARQAGWQDVLTRLYVLEAAPAGSPLPFSPEPPTSPEPALGQPPTESPETSDVFLPSETPSPDPDAFYHALSPFCTPFDLGLERASVGSCNTAGGGSGSGTLTPASQPGTPSPLDGPRPFPVAHGRHSSSLSNVLEDGSLPEPAVSGDDTSNTSNPQQTSEEELCNLLTNVLFSVTWRGVEGSDEAAWRERGQVFSVLTQLGASATLVRPPDCIKRSLLEMMLESALTDIKEAPVGVLASLTQQALWLLRLLQDFLCAEGHGNQELWSEKLFEGVCSLLDRLGAWPHLANGTADLREMAQIGLRLVLGYILLEDPQLHAQAYVKLHSLLQTTVTMRREEACYVLSKLESALARALNTSPPKTTSEDREPPNAAAAAAERCSWLVPLVRTLLDRAYGPLGLQWGLPSLPPTNGSPTFFEDFQAFCATPEWRHFIDKQVQPTMSQFEMDTYAKSHDLMSGFWNACYDTLMSSGQRRQRERAHSRRAFQDLVLEPAQRRGRLEGLRYAAALKQQAAQHSTALLHWGALWRQLSSPCGAWALRDPPVPRWKLSSAETYSRMRLKLVPNHHFNPHLEASALRDNLGEAPLTPAEEASLPLAVTKEAKVSTLPEELQEDQLGEDELAALEKAMQAAELDEQHEKLVLSAECQLVTVVAVIPGLLEITTQHVYFYDGSVERMETEEGIGHDFRRPLAQLREVHLRRFNLRRSALELFFIDQANYFLNFPCKVGGTVASSPYQAPRPQPCPIPPHTQVRNQAYSLLLRLRPPSQGYLSSRSPQEMLRASGLTQKWVQREISNFEYLMQLNTIAGRTYNDLSQYPVFPWVLQDYVSPTLDLSNPAVFRDLSKPIGVVNPKHAQLVREKYESFEDPAGTIDKFHYGTHYSNAAGVMHYLIRVEPFTSLHVQLQSGRFDCSDRQFHSVAAAWQARLESPADVKELIPEFFYFPDFLENQNGFDLGCLQLTNEKVDDVVLPPWASSPEDFIQQHRQALESEYVSAHLHEWIDLIFGYKQRGPAAEEALNVFYYCTYEGAVDLDHVVDERERKALEGIISNFGQTPCQLLKEPHPARLSAEEAAQRLARLDTNSPSIFQHLDQLKAFFAEVISDGVPLVLALVPHRQSHSFTIQGTSDLLVTVSASGLLGIHSWLPYDRNINNYFSFSKDATMGNPKMQRLLSGPWVPDRGVSGQALAVAPDGKLLFSGGHWDGSLRVTALPRGKLLKQLNRHLDVVTCLALDTCGIYLISGSRDTTCMVWRLLQEGGLSVGLASKPVQVLYGHEAAVSCVAISTELDMAVSGSDDGTVIIHTVRRGQFVAALQPPGATLPGPVSHLALGSEGQIVVQSSAWERVGAQVTYSLHLYSVNGKLRASVPLVEQPTALAVTEDFVLLGTAQCALHILHLNKLLPAAPPLPMKVPIRSVAVTKERSHVLVGLEDGKLIVVGAGQPSEARSSQFARKLWRSSRRISQVSSGETEYNPGEAR; via the exons TGTGGCTGCTCTACTACGCTCAG AAGGACCTGGGCTACCTGCAGCAGTGGCTGAAGGCCTTCGTGGGTGCCTTCGAGAAAAGCATCTCACTGTCATTTCTGGAGCCACGCAG GCCGGAGGAGGCAGGCGCGGAGGTACCGCTGCTGCCGCTGGACGCACTGCATGTCCTGGCCGAGCAGCTGGACGAGGGGGACCTGGAGCAAGCCTTGCTGCTGCTCAAGCTCTTCATCATTCTCTGCAG CTGAAAGGAGCCCCAGCATCGCAGGAGGGCCGTGGGCTGCTGCTGGAAAACGTGGCCCTGCACGCCCTGCTCCTCTGCGAGGGCCTCTTTGACCCCTACCAGACCTGGAGGCGCCAGCACAGTGG ggaagtCATCAGTTCCAAGGAGAAGAGCAAATACAAGTTCCCACCAGCTGCTTTGCCCTGTGAATTCAGCGCCTTCTTCCGAG AGAGCCTGCGGGATGCTGATGGCCTCCCTCCCATGCTGTTGCTGTGTCTCGTCCACCTCTTTGGTGCCGTCCTTGCAGGAGGGAAG GAGAACGGGCAGATGGCCGTGAGCGCTGGCTCCGTGCAGGGCCTGTTGGGTGTGGTACGGGGCTGGGACCATGGGCCGGCCCAGGACCCCCGCCTAGTGCCGCTGACGCTGGAGGCGCTCGTGGGGGCCGTACATGTCCTGCATGCCAGCCGCACGCCCCCTCGTGGGCCAGAGCTCCGCACCCTGCTTGAGGGCTACTTCCACATCCTTAATGCCGACTGGCCGGCGGGTCCAAGCCCAGGCCCTGAAGAGGCCCTTGTCACCCTACGGGTCAGCATGCTCG ACGCCATCCCCAGGATGCTGGCGTGTGAGGACCGGCCGGTGCTGCAGGCCACCTTCCTCAGCAACAATTGCTTTGAACACCTTACTCGCCTCATCCAGAACAGCAAG ctGTACCTGCAGGCCCGGGCGCCCCCTGAGGGGGACAGTGACCTGGCTACCCGGTTACTGACCGAGCCCGATGTCCAGAAG gtCCTGGACCAGGACACAGATGCCATCGCAGTGCACGTGGTCCGAGTGCTGACCTGCATCATGAGCGGCTCCCCCTCGGCCAAG GAGGTGTTTAAGGAGCGCATCGGCTACCCTCACCTGCACGAGGTTCTGCAGAGCCACGGCCCCCCCACCCACCGGCTGCTGCAGGAGCTGCTCAACATG GCTGTGGAGGGCGACCACGGCAGATGTCCACCGCCACCGGTCGTCAACGAGCAGCCCGTGCTGCTGCTGGTGCAGTGGCTCCCGGCCCTGCCCACGGCGGAGCTGCGCCTCTTCCTCGCCCAGCGCCTCCGGCGGCTCTGCGACAGCTGCCCGGCCAGCCGGCGCACGTGTGTGCAGGCGGGGCTGGTGGGCCACCTGCTGCACACGCTCAGCACGGGGAGCGCCTTGGGGACCCACTGCCAGGAGCAGCTGTTGGCGCTGCTGCAAGCCTTGGGCCGAGTGTCCCTAAGGCCCTCGGAGCTGCGTTGCCTGCTGCGCCCCCCACCGGCGCTGGACTCGGGGCACGCCgggactgaggcccagaaggcCAGACACGCTGGGGCCGTCCTCCGTGCGTTGTCGGGCATGGCCCGGTGCCAGGGCCCCGCGCGAGCCCTACACTACTTTGACCTCACGCCCAGCATGGCGGGGATCATGGTACCCCCCGTGCAGCGCTGGCCGGGACCCGGCTTCACCTTCCACGCCTGGCTCTGTCTGCACCCCACGGCTGCggcccccagcccggccccctCCCGGCCCCTCCAGCGGAAGCAGCTGTACAG CTTCTTCGCCAGCAGCGGCTCAGGGTTCGAGGCCTTCTTCACGGCAGCTGGGACGCTGGTGGTGGCCGTGTGCACCCGGAAGGAGTACTTGACCATGAGCTTGCCGGAAGTGTCCTTTGCCGACTCCGCCTGG CACTGCGTGGCCATCGTCCATGTGCCTGGGCGCCGGCCCTTCAGCCAAAACCTGGTCCATGTCTACAAAGACGGCCAGCTGGTCAAGACGGCACCCCTTCGCTGCCCCTCCCTCAGTGAG CCTTTCTCCTCCTGCTGCATCGGCTCTGCTGGGCACCGCACAACGACCACCACCACGGGGCTGCCTACGCCACCAGTCCCTGCTGCCCTGGCTCCCACTCACCCCTCCCTTTCCCGCTCGCAGTCGGTCCCGGCCACCGCAGGGCTTGGCTGGGGGTCCGGGCTGGTGGCCCCCCTGCAGGAGGGCAGCATCAGCTCCACCCTTGCAGGCACACAGGACACCCGGTGGGGCAGCCCCACGTCCCTGGAGGGTGAGCTGGGGGCCGTGGCCATCTTTCACGAAGCGCTGCCTGCGGCGGCCCTGCGAACCCTGTTCACCTTGG GGCCCAAGGAGATGGCACCCTTCAAGCCCGAGGGTGAGCTGCACGAGCTTAGCACCAAGCTGCTCCTCCATTACTCACCTCAG gcctgcaGGAACAACATCTGCCTGGACCTGTCCCCCGGCCACGGGCTGGATGGCCGCCTGACGGGCCACAGGGTGGAGACCTGGGATGTGAAG GATGTGGTGACTTGTGTGGGAGGCATGGctgccctgctgcccctgctggaGCGAGTGGCCTCACAGCCCCAAGAGGCCGAGGCAGGTCCAGCTGAGACACATGACCTCGTGGGGCCCGAGCTGACCTCTGGCCACAATAcccagggcctgcttctcccactgggCAAGTCCTCAG AGGTGCGCATGGAGAGGAACGCCGTGGCTGCCTTCCTGCTGATGCTGCGGAACTTCCTGGAGGGCCATGCGGGGAACCAGGAGAGCCTGGTGCAGTGCCAGGGGCCGGCCATCATCGGAGCCCTCCTGCGCAAG GTCCCCAGCTGGGCCATGGACATGAACGTGCTCATGTCTGCCCAGCTGCTGATGGAGCAGGTAGCAGCCGAGGGCAGCGGGCCCCTCCTGTACCTGCTCTACCAGCATGTGCTCTTCAGCTTCCACCTCTGGAGCCCTAGTGACTTTGCTGTGCGCCTTG GCCACATCCAGTACATGTCTAGCATAGTCCGGGAGCACAGACAGAAGCTGCGGAAAAAGTACGGGGTTCAGTTCATCCTGGATGCGCTGCGCACCCATTACAG CCCTCCGCGGGAGCACCCCCTAGCGGCCGACGACGTGCGCACAGTGCAGACTTCACTGCTCGGCCTGGTGCGGGAGTTCCTGGCTCGGAACTCGGCCACCGAGGACATGCAGGTGGTGCTTAGCTTTCTGGCGGCGGCAGCTGATGATGGCCAG GGTTCACCAGCACAGGAGTCTCTCGCCATCTTCCTGGTGGAGCAGGGGAACCTTGAGGTGCTGCTGGCTCTGCTGGTGCGGCCCAGGGCACTGCCCCAGGTGCCCGACCGAGTCTGCAAG ATCCTGCGCAAACTGCAGCAGAACGAGCGCTTACCTGAGCGGAGCCGTCAGCACCTCCGGCTGCGAGAGTATAGTCTCCAGGGGCTCGTTGCCTGCCTGCCGGAGGGCGCTGCTTCCCCCCAGCTCTGCCAGGGCCTCTACAAGCTATTCCTGGGGGCAG ATTGCCTGAATCTCTCAGATCTGTTGGCCGTGGTGCAGCTGTCCCTCCAGGCTGACCTCAGCATCCGCCTGGACATTTGTCGCCAG CTCTTTCACCTCATCTACGGACAGCCAGACATAGTGCGGCTACTGGCCCGACAGGCTGGCTGGCAGGACGTGCTGACCCGGCTGTACGTCCTGGAGGCGGCCCCAGCCGGCAgtcccctgcccttctccccagagccacccacctccccagagccagccttAGGCCAGCCGCCCACCGAGTCACCTGAGACTTCGGACGTCTTCCTGCCCTCGGAGACTCCCAGCCCCGACCCTGATGCCTTTTACCATGCTCTCTCCCCATTTTGTACACCCTTTGACCTGGGCCTGGAACGGGCCAGCGTGGGTTCGTGTAACACGGCCGGCGGTGGCAGCGGCAGCGGGACTCTTACTCCGGCCAGCCAGCCCGGCACCCCTTCCCCGCTGGATGGGCCCCGGCCCTTCCCTGTGGCCCACGGCCGCCACAGCTCCAGTCTCTCCAACGTGCTGGAGGACGGCAGCCTCCCGGAGCCCGCCGTCAGTGGGGACGATACCTCAAataccagcaaccctcag CAAACCTCTGAGGAGGAACTGTGCAACCTGCTCACCAACGTGCTGTTCTCGGTGACATGGCGCGGCGTGGAAGGCAGCGATGAAGCCGCCTGGCGGGAGCGCGGCCAGGTCTTCTCGGTGCTCACCCAGTTGGGGGCCTCAGCCACACTTGTGCGCCCGCCAGACTGCATCAAGCGCAG CCTCCTGGAGATGATGCTGGAGTCAGCCCTGACCGACATCAAAGAGGCCCCTGTCGGGGTCCTGGCCAGCCTCACCCAGCAGGCGCTCTGGCTTCTGCGCCTGCTGCAGGACTTCTTGTGTGCGGAGGGCCACGGTAACCAGGAGCTGTGGAGTGAGAAG CTCTTTGAAGGGGTGTGCAGTCTGCTTGACCGCCTGGGAGCCTGGCCTCACCTGGCCAACGGCACAGCGGATCTCCGCGAGATGGCCCAGATTGGCCTGCGCCTTGTGCTTGGCTACATCCTGCTGGAGGACCCACAG ctGCACGCCCAGGCCTACGTGAAACTGCACTCGCTGCTGCAGACCACAGTAACCATGCGGCGGGAGGAGGCCTGCTATGTGCTCTCCAAGCTGGAGTCGGCGCTGGCGCGCGCGCTGAACACTTCCCCACCAAAAACCACCTCCGAGGACAGGGAGCCCCCAAACGCAGCCGCTGCAGCCGCGGAACGCTGCTCGTGGCTGGTGCCCCTGGTGCGCACCCTGCTTGACCGTGCCTATGGGCCGCTGGGCCTCCAGTGGGGACTGCCTTCCCTGCCGCCCACCAACGGCAGCCCCACCTTCTTCGAGGACTTCCAGGCCTTCTGTGCCACACCTGAATGGCGCCACTTCATAGACAAGCAG GTGCAGCCGACCATGTCGCAGTTCGAGATGGACACCTACGCAAAGAGCCACGACCTCATGTCGGGCTTCTGGAATGCCTGCTACGACACGCTTATGAGTAGTGGACAGCGGCGCCAGCGGGAGCGGGCACACAGCCGGCGGGCCTTCCAG GACCTGGTGCTGGAACCTGCGCAGAGGCGGGGGCGCCTGGAGGGGCTGCGCTACGCGGCGGCCCTGAAGCAGCAGGCGGCGCAGCATTCCACCGCCCTGCTGCACTGGGGGGCGCTGTGGCGTCAGCTCTCCAGCCCCTGTGGGGCCTGGGCCCTGAG GGACCCACCTGTTCCGCGCTGGAAGCTGTCCAGTGCCGAGACATATTCGCGCATGCGTCTGAAGCTAGTGCCCAACCACCACTTCAACCCTCACCTGGAAGCGAGCGCCCTGCGTGACAACCTGG GTGAGGCCCCCCTGACCCCTGCGGAGGAGGCCTCGCTGCCTCTGGCAGTGACCAAGGAGGCCAAAGTCAGTACCCTACCAGAGGAGCTGCAGGAAGACCAGCTGGGCGAAGATGAGCTGGCTGCGCTGGAGAAAGC GATGCAGGCGGCGGAACTGGACGAGCAGCATGAGAAGCTGGTGCTTTCCGCGGAGTGCCAGCTCGTCACGGTGGTGGCTGTGATCCCGGGGCTGCTGGAGATCACCACCCAGCACGTGTACTTCTACGATGGCAGCGTCGAGCGCATGGAAACGGAGGAGG GCATTGGCCACGACTTCCGGCGCCCACTCGCCCAGCTGCGCGAGGTCCACCTGCGCCGCTTCAACCTGCGCCGCTCAGCGCTCGAGCTCTTCTTCATTGATCAGGCCAACTACTTCCTCAACTTCCCGTGCAAGGTGGGCGGGACCGTAGCCTCGTCTCCTTaccaggcccccaggccccagccctgccccatccCGCCCCATACCCAGGTGCGGAACCAGGCGTACTCGTTGCTCCTGCGCCTCCGACCCCCCAGCCAAGGCTACCTAAGCAGCCGCTCCCCCCAGGAGATGCTGCGTGCCTCTGGCCTCACCCAG aaaTGGGTTCAGCGTGAGATCTCCAACTTTGAGTACTTGATGCAACTCAACACCATTGCGGGGCGGACCTACAACGACCTGTCTCAGTACCCTGTG TTCCCCTGGGTCCTGCAGGACTACGTGTCCCCAACTTTGGACCTCAGCAACCCGGCCGTCTTCCGGGACCTGTCCAAGCCCATCGGTGTGGTGAACCCCAAGCATGCCCAGCTCGTGAGGGAGAA GTACGAGAGCTTTGAGGACCCAGCGGGCACCATCGACAAGTTCCACTATGGCACCCACTATTCCAACGCAGCAGGCGTGATGCACTACCTCATCCGCGTGGAACCCTTCACCTCCCTGCACGTCCAGCTGCAGAGTGGCCG ctttgaCTGCTCCGACCGGCAGTTCCACTCCGTGGCGGCAGCCTGGCAGGCCCGCCTGGAGAGCCCTGCCGATGTGAAGGAGCTTATCCCGGAGTTCTTCTACTTCCCCGACTTCCTGGAGAACCAGAACG GCTTCGACCTGGGCTGCCTCCAGCTGACCAACGAGAAGGTGGACGACGTGGTGCTGCCGCCGTGGGCCAGCTCCCCGGAGGACTTCATCCAGCAGCACCGCCAGGCTCTG GAGTCCGAGTATGTGTCTGCCCACCTGCACGAGTGGATTGACCTCATCTTTGGCTACAAGCAGCGGGGACCGGCTGCGGAGGAGGCGCTCAACGTCTTCTATTACTGCACCTATGAAG GGGCCGTGGACCTGGACCACGTGGTGGACGAGCGGGAACGGAAGGCTCTGGAGGGCATTATCAGTAATTTTGGGCAGACCCCCTGTCAGCTGCTGAAG GAGCCACATCCAGCTCGGCTCTCCGCCGAGGAAGCAGCCCAGCGCCTCGCGCGCCTGGACACTAACTCACCTAGCATCTTCCAGCACCTGGACCAGCTCAAGGCCTTCTTTGCGGAG GTCATCAGTGATGGCGTGCCCCTGGTGCTGGCCCTGGTCCCCCACCGGCAGTCCCACTCCTTCACCATCCAGGGCACCTCAGACCTCTTG GTGACCGTGAGTGCCAGTGGGCTGTTGGGTATCCACAGCTGGCTGCCCTACGACCGGAACATAAACAACTACTTCAGCTTCAGCAAAGACGCCACCATGGGCAACCCCAA GATGCAACGACTGCTGAGCGGCCCGTGGGTGCCGGACCGTGGCGTGAGTGGACAGGCCCTGGCAGTGGCCCCCGACGGAAAGCTGCTGTTCAGTGGTGGCCATTGGGATGGCAGCCTGCGAGTGACCGCACTACCGCGGGGCAAGCTGCTGAAACAGCTCAACCGCCACCTTG ATGTAGTGACTTGCCTGGCACTGGACACCTGTGGCATCTACCTCATCTCGGGCTCCCGGGACACCACGTGCATGGTGTGGCGGCTCCTGCAGGAG GGTGGTCTCTCGGTGGGACTGGCATCAAAGCCTGTGCAGGTGCTATACGGGCATGAGGCTGCAGTGAGCTGTGTGGCCATCAGCACTGAACTCGACATGGCTGTATCTGGATCTGAC GATGGAACTGTGATCATCCACACCGTACGCCGTGGCCAATTTGTGGCAGCACTACAGCCCCCAGGGGCCACATTACCCGGACCTGTGTCCCATCTGGCGCTGGGGTCTGAGGGCCAGATTGTGGTACAGAGCTCGGCGTGGGAGCGTGTGGGGGCTCAG GTCACCTACTCTTTGCACCTGTACTCCGTGAATGGGAAGTTACGGGCTTCAGTGCCCCTGGTAGAGCAGCCCACAGCCCTGGCGGTGACGGAGGACTTTGTTCTGCTGGGCACCGCCCAGTGTGCCCTGCACATCCTCCACCTGAACAA gctGCTTCCGGCTGCGCCTCCCCTACCCATGAAGGTGCCCATCCGTAGCGTGGCTGTGACCAAGGAGCGCAGCCACGTGCTCGTGGGCCTGGAGGACGGCAAGCTTATCGTGGTGGGCGCGGGGCAGCCCTCTGAG gcgcGCAGCAGCCAGTTCGCGCGGAAGCTGTGGCGGTCCTCCAGGCGCATCTCACAGGTGTCCTCCGGGGAGACAGAGTACAACCCAGGAGAGGCGCGCTGA